The Triticum urartu cultivar G1812 chromosome 5, Tu2.1, whole genome shotgun sequence genome contains the following window.
TAAACAGTAATATTCTTATTTCATCttatatttctcttatgatgtcAATTGTGAGACATTTCACCTAACCAAATTTGAACTTCTGTTATCTCAGGACTACAACACTAAATTGTCAGACTTTGGGCTGGCCAAGGATGGGCCTCAAGGCGACGCAACACACGTGACAACACGTGTAATGGGGACACACGGGTATGCAGCGCCCGAGTATATCATGACGGGCCACTTAACCGCCAAAAGCGACGTCTATAGCTTCGGTGTTGTGCTCCTGGAGCTCCTCTCAGGACGACAATCTGTGGACCGTGCACGACGACCAAGGGAACAGAACCTAGTGGACTGGGCTAGGCCCTATCTCAAACGGCCAGACAAACTGCACCAGGTGATCGACTCGGCCCTCGAGTGTCAGTACTCGTGCAAGGGTGCCGAAGTGGCTGCGTTGGTGGCGTACAAGTGTTTGAGCCAAAACCCCAAGTCCCGACCATCCATGCGGGAGGTCGTCAAGGCATTGGAGCCTGTACTCGACATGGATGACTTTTTTCCAGCGGGACCATTCGTGCTCACCATCGTTGTCGAGGATGAAAAGGTGATGGACATGAAGGTGGAGACCGAGGAGAAGCACCAAAGCCATCACCAGAACCATCAGGATAGGCACCGACATAAATACCCCGAATCGGTGATCCATGGTGACATTGTGATCCATGGTGACAACAGACAGGTTGCCGGTTTCACCGGTGCGTTGCGGCGGCAACAGAGGACACTGAGTTACCACCGGGAAAGAGGGGCTTAGGAGTTAGGAGTATGGTAGTGGAAGTGCGCATGATTGTAGATAGAAGGTATGTATATGTACATACTACTGAGATGTGATATGATGTCACATCGTTTGTTTAGAAATTGTGGATGttgtttctttcttttcttcAAAATAGTGGCAAACATACAAAAGTTCAGTTCAGATTTTGGCCAAGTTTGTTGTTCTAATATGTGTGCAAATGAATGAGTCTACTTTTTTTTTTGCGGGCTAAATGACTGAGTCTACTTGATGCCGCATGCTCATCTCTTTCACTTTCAAATTGTTGGTCCAACATTGTAAATCGTTGGCAAGTGAATTGGTAATATGAGAGAAAATCGACACATAAAAGCATATGCTTATTTCTTAGAAATATTAGATGCAAAATATTGCAAGACCACAAGTTGAAATTGATCGCCTCACTTAATGATGTCAAGTTGGATAGGGCATGTACACATTGCATCAGTAGAACAGTAATGTGTTCTGCCTGGCAGCATCTTCGTGTCGTTTTTGCGCTTTTTTTGGTTTTGGTTTCTGTTGTTCGGTTTTCTTGTGATCTGCTTTTATAATAAGagagctttcttatgaatttatATCGTTTGGATGTGTACTTTGATTGTTGTTTTACATATAAACTGAAGTAAAAACGTAATTCAAAACAATTATTGTTTACGCCTCATtaataaagaaaaaaaatactgCCGCTAGTATCTCTTACGACCAGATCGATCAGGATCAGCTGGTCAATTTGGTCAAGAAATAGACTTAATCAGTTATTGACTTTCAAATTTCACTCGCCTAATTGGTTTCTGTCTCCTACAAGAAACCTAGACTCCAGTCCAAAATTCTGCCAAACAAAACATAAATAGTCAACGGCCGGTAGAAACTAGAGTCATTTCCATGTCAGTACGTATCATGGCTAAACTCACATGGTGTCACGCCCAGCAGCGCTGTGCTGTCATCGTTTCTTAATCCATACTAGAAGGATTGGACGCGCTTTGCTGCGCCGTTGATTTTATAGAGATTCTTAAATTTGTTTACTCACTCTATTTCAAAATATATAGTGtattattttttttgaaaagttaAACCTCTTTAAGTTTGATTAAATTTGTACGGAAATATATCAAAATTCATAATATCAAATCGGTGTTattagattcatcatgaaataaattttcctGTTTTTTATTTTATATTGTCGATGTCGATATTTTTGGCtctaaacttggtcaaagttaaaGAAATTTGACTTTACATAAAACTAATACCCCTTATATTTTAAAATTGATGGAATATTTAGTTTGGCCGGTGAGGGAGATGATGTATTGTATTTTATGTTTATTTATAATGTGGTTATTCAGTGGACCTTTCGCAGTGTGATTCTGCGTTATTCTCTAATCAACCCCTATTAATGTGGGGACATTTTCGCGTCGGTGGCTGCATGTACTATACTCATGTTATAGTATCACATGATGTCGCTTTTTTCTAGGTATTGAAAGTCTAGGCGGGGTTGGTATGTTTTTATAGGCCGGTTGTTGCTGATTAATTAAGAAAATCATTGACGCAATCAAATTTGTAAATTAAATCCAAAATTGAATACCTCAATCGGATGAAAGAACTTCAAAATTAGGTAACATAGagaattaaaataattaaatgaGAGTTTCTTGAGAAATTGTTGACCCggttgatgaagctatgtacctagggtagggtcatggatctgatcagataccctccccaaggacatctcttaAAGAACTAGAAGCAgtcgaagaaaaatcatcgtccactcgaccataaagtcatgttccactcgacagtcttgaagacactcgaccatacgaacaaccactcgactaccagaagatTAAGAGCCACTcactctgcaacggtcgggatttaagtcatagctttaatggtcatttATGTACTTTTATtacaggcgttaccagtaacgtctctacctttatgtaccttaaaccctttgtaactgagggcggAAGGGGTCTGACGAACTacatataagccaccccctcctcagggacaagggttcgcaccccctgtaactcacacgcgtataatccagtcgaccgcctccgggctccgagacgtagggctgttacttcttccaagaagggcctgaactcgtaaaactcgcgtgtacaactcctccatagctaggatcttgcctttacattcctaccccccccccccattctactgtcagacctagaaccacgacagttggcgcccaccgtggggcaggtgtcttagcgacttgttggagaggttgcaatttttccgatccccttcatcatggtttcaggcggaggtttggctgagggccgcgagatccgtctcggcgcgctcgtgtttgtcgccgacgactccgcttggcttcaggaggctccacttgACGTCGACGCACTCCCCGCCCGTGGAGCAACGCACTTTCACGCGTGCGTCCGcagcgtcctcctgcggcagccgtcgacccagtatcagtcGGCTCTTGTAGCTTTTCCCCTCCCTGCGGCCCGCCGGAGCAAGCGTTCCGGTcgatcgaggcttcagcggtgggtgaagcatgcggtggctcgccagtcggccacccctcaagtcgcggcaatcgagcccgacgaaaccctctatggcctgttcgatctgtcgactggctccgtagagactgcatccgagtgcgacagcagcgacccagcgacggaagttttgatggtcaatggaccacgcagtcctcctggcttcacccgtgaagacggAGGTGATGGGGGTGGCAACCCGTCGCATATTCATGAAGAGTACCATACCGAACCCCTCTCTCCGCAGcggagagaagaacttcgccgccggaacatggatgcacttcacactcctatcgttgaagaaacccctgaggcccaggccttggaggaggcgcgcttggccaacttggctgagcgcgcTCGACTGAAGAatctccagcgcgcactcgacgagcgtgctcgacagcgtgctcccgaatccagtcgacgtcaactttttccgcctccgactcaggtataccgaattTCGATCCAGAATCTTGCAGCTGCAGCCCGGATAGCGAAGTCGATCCAACCTTCCCAATCAGAAGCTGGTCAAGGTCTAGTGCAGATCCGGGCCTTGCTCTGTGCggcgggagagcagaatacaaCAGTATCTCAGTTGCGGAATAAgatccatagcagatccgtgGTTGCGGACACAGTTCAGTcagctcacagcccaagatcgcccccgaggcgtgagggacatgGAGATCGACGAGATCAATAcagaaaccgtgagcagtatgatcaccgagtcgatcgcgatgatcgtcgttgagtgcccacgcctcccccaaggagtgggtcgtaCGTGCCTTGGCAACATGATGACAGGTGCCCTCACAGTATGGGGCGATGGATTCTAGTCGACCCTAgagaaccaggctttgatgcgagatctattctcgttcagggcttggtcgacaaaaacagggctcaccgagaaggtcatgACAGAGATCTACCAACCAGCAGCAGGGTGCATGTCTtaggtccagagtgcttcagcagagccatcagggttgcagtgattccccccaacttcaggttggcgactggagtcggtaagttcactggtgagtccaagccggacacttggcttgaagactaccgagtggctgtccagattggtggcggcaatgatgaagtggccatgaaacaccttcctctgatgttggagggcttgGCTAGATCATGGTTGAATCAGTTAGCACCTagtagtatttatacttgggaagatcttgcccgagtatttgtcagaacattcgaAGGTACTTGCAAACGGCCGGCAGGGTTGACCGAATTACAGTGTTGCGTTCATAAACCGAACGagactttgagggattatatccagagatggatcacattgcaccacacggtggagaatgtgtctgatcatcaggcaatttgtgcctttaaagaatgCGTCAAGTATCGgaagttgaatctgaaattcggtcggacaggagatatgactttgactcggatgatggaaattgccaccaagtatgccaacggtgaagaagaagaccgacttcggagtggcaaacacaaaacagtcgcccatgaaattggaggaggaaactccaatcggaagcagaagcgcaaagccgagccagccgctcctggtgaagccttagccgtgactcaaggaaagttcaaggggaagcccaagggaccgtggaaccccaagaaagtaaaagatcaagatggaaatgatgtgctggatttgccatgccacatccacaccaaaaaagatgaagagggtaatttcatttacccgaagcataccactcggcagtgtcgactcctaatccaacaattccgagagaaacagcccaaggaaaagaagaaagaagcagacaaggttgaggatgaggaagaggatgacGATGGTTATCCCCATGTGAATTCCACTttgatgattttcgctgacgttgagagtaaaagtcgattgaaagtcatcaacagagaagtgaacatggtctcTCCGGTGACACCCATttatttgaagtggtcccagactgccattatgttcgaccagtccgatcacccagcgcacatagccacccctgggaggcaagcgttggtggtcgacccagtagttgaaggcacccgactgactaaggttctgatggatggtggcagtggcctgaatatactgtatgcagagacgttgaaaggaatgggcattccgatgtccagactcagtgaaagtaatatgagtttccacggggtcattcctggcaagaaggctgcatcactcggccagatttctctcgacgtggttttcggtgattccaagaattgcCACAAAGAAAAGtcgacatttgaagttgtggatttccagagtgcctatcatgctattctgggcaggccagcttatgcacgttttatggctcgaccatgttacatgtacctcaaattgaagatgcctggtcccaaaggggtgatcactatcactggtagtcggaagaaggcggaagagtgctttcagacgggctcaaagatcgccgacgCACAGATGGCTGTACTAGAATTGCAGAAATATCAAAAAAATGCAGATCcaagtgatttgttgcgagccaagaagcccgccacggattcagcattccagtcgtccggcgaaacaaagtcgattcacattcacccgacggaccccaatgctgctccgactcacatttcaacaacactcgactccaaataggaagaagcgctcaccCAGTTCTtctgtgagaactgggacatctttgcatggaaaccttcgaacatgccaggtgttcccaggggattggctgagcatcgtttgcgagtcgacccaaaagtgaaaccagtcaaagaacatcttcgacggtccaccggacagaagaggaaggcaatcggcgaagaggtggctcggcttttggcagctgagtttatccgtgagatttaccactccgagtggttagctaatgttgtcatggtcccaaagaaggacgactcacttcgcatgtgcatcgacttcaaacatatcaatcgggcctgcccgaaagatcactttcctctccctcgcatcgaccagatagttgACTCCACTGCGGGGTGCGaacgtttgtcctttttggacgcctactccgggtaccaccagatccatttatacggacccgacgaaataaaaacagctttcatcactccatttgggtgcttctgttatgtcactatgccattcggtttgaagaacgctggagccacattcatgcggatgatccagaagtgcctgctcactcagatcagtcggaatgtggagcatacatggatgacattgtggtcaagtcacgtaaaggttccgacctactggctgaccttgctgaaacctttgccaacctcagaaggtacgatatcaagcttaatccatcaaagtgcacatttgGAGTTCCGGgaggaaaattactcggttttctcgtttccgaacgagggatcgatgctaacccagagaaagtgggtgctatactccgaatgaaacgccctgtgcgtgtgcatgatgtacataagcttactggttgtttggccgccctaagtcgattcagttctcgcctcggtgaaaaggcactgcctctttactgactaatgaagaaatcagataagttcgagtggactcctgaagctgatgcagcatttgcagagctaaaagccctgctttccacccagccggtgcttgctaccccgatcatggaggttctggtcATTACTCCTGACTGGACAGTGccgtacattgcgtacatccttaggaaggaactcccagaggatgaagaagaggctcggcagatcgtccgtcgatccaaggcctttactgtgataagaggacaactgttcagggaaagcgtgactggagtTGGTCAAAGatgcataacgccagaagaaggtcgaatgatcctcaaagacacccactgggtgtggcggattttataaacttaggcgagtactggactgcagctaagcccccgagtgagaggatttctcaccactcggtaggattttacaaacttaggcgagtactggactgtagctaagcccccgagtgggagaattgctcaccactcggtaggattttacaaacttaggcgagtactggactgcagctaagcccccgagtgagaggattgctcaccactcggtaggattttacaaacttaggcgagtactggattggagctaagcctccgagtgggaggattgctcaccactcggtaggattttacaaacttaggcgagtactggactgcagctaagcccccgagtgggagaatCGCTCAGCACTCGAtaggaaaattactcggttttctcgtttccgaacgagggatcgatgctaacccagagaaagtgggtgctatactccggatgaaatgccctg
Protein-coding sequences here:
- the LOC125509314 gene encoding serine/threonine-protein kinase RIPK-like, whose translation is MAAQSWNPFSCCVRGAAVDDDDHRESRRGNKGSPRSPLKSLSSSGTLSPEELSLTLSGSNLHSFTYAELRAATASFSRANYLGCGGFGPVYKGAVNDKLRPGLAAQAVAVKYLDLECGTQGHQEWLAEVFFLGQLRHKNLVKLIGYCYEDEHRMLVYEFMSAGSLEKHLFKSISGSLPWMTRMKIAVGAAKGLAFLHGADPPVIYRDFKASNILLDSDYNTKLSDFGLAKDGPQGDATHVTTRVMGTHGYAAPEYIMTGHLTAKSDVYSFGVVLLELLSGRQSVDRARRPREQNLVDWARPYLKRPDKLHQVIDSALECQYSCKGAEVAALVAYKCLSQNPKSRPSMREVVKALEPVLDMDDFFPAGPFVLTIVVEDEKVMDMKVETEEKHQSHHQNHQDRHRHKYPESVIHGDIVIHGDNRQVAGFTGALRRQQRTLSYHRERGA